In Amia ocellicauda isolate fAmiCal2 chromosome 7, fAmiCal2.hap1, whole genome shotgun sequence, the genomic window TTTCCTCTACTGAAGTAGTCCACTGTAACTGCTTCTCCTTCACGAAGAGGGCCGCAGGTGGGGGCCTGCTACTGATTGGCTGCCTCGCAGGCGTCTATCCAATCACTGTAGACGTCCACCGGTTCGGAAAGGTCTGAGCAGGTTGTCAAGGAAAACGGGAatagtttattttggtttttCCCTCTCCAGGTCTGGCTGCAAGGAAGTATAGTTTACACAAACACATGGCAGGGTAAGATTTACATCCCTATACCGTACAGATATGGTCCCTCGACGTGGCCCACTGCAAGTAAAACTAAGATTGGCAAAGGACTGGTAAAAACCCACTACTGCAGCGTATCTTACACATCCTTCACCTGTAACACTGCATTGGTCACGACACCAGAGTGCTTAGACTCCCTCAATCCCACTTGTTTCATATTTCAACTAGACTCACGACTGTGGAACGGCAACACAGACCCTGCACGGGTTCATCCGGCGCAAACCAGTAACGGAAACTCTCTCCCCGGCTCTAAAACAACCCACAGCACCGACCCGCCAGTTTCTGCTGGAAAAGATACAGGTAATAGGGGTCTGGAACTCTTCTAGGCAAACCGTACACGATATTATCCCCGTGTTTCTGGTTCGTTCCCtggaacagaagaaaataaataaaagaaaaacgtaAGAAGTTGATTTCACCAGCAGGGCGTATTTGTAAAAGTGGATTTAAATCTGTAGAAGTAAAAATGCAGACATCATCTCTCCGACTGTAGACCCCTGCAGGCCCCCAGACTGGCATCAAGAGGCTCTCCCACAGGTTTAACAAGGTCAAGTGCACAATCTCGAGACTTACCTGGTTGGTAAGCTATTGCAGGCATCTTAAATTTGAGTAGAAAAACCTCTGTTGTAGATTGAAGGGGTTCTGTGATGTACAGGGGAGCGGACtaggtttcattttaaaaatctaaatcGTCTCCCCTAAGTTAATATAAGTGTCATGCTCGCATACAAGTCAGTGTTACGTCACAGCCACCGGCGAGCCTTACATCTTGACGTCACAGGACTTCTCGTGGTTGCAGAAGGGGCAGGTGAACTGGGTGTCCAGGTTCCCCGTCATCTTCTTCTTGGGAGGGGGCTTTCTCTTTGACTTGCGGCGACCCATTAtacctgggggtggggggacaaATCAACAAGTGCATCAGAGCACCCGCCCTGGGGGCCACGGAACAAGAGAGAATCAACAGAAATAAAGCCTTAGCCAGGACACCGGATTACGGCACCGACCATCAGCGGGCAGTAATATGTAACCCGTGTACGGGCCCGTGCTGCGCAGCAACACTAATCCCGCAGCGGAGCATCTGCGTCTGGGCTCACCTTAGAGCAGTGACGTGTACGTGTAGACTCGACAATACGTGTGTTTAAAATGAAGATTAAGAGCTATCACACGCCCGCGTTGCAGACATGTGTTGCCCTGCTCGGTGACACGGGTTTGAGTGCGTCTGGCGTCATCACGTGTGCTGTCCCCCCGCACGCTGGCTGGTTATGACTGATGAAATCTGTGCCTTCATGGACCCCCGCCGAGCACTTTACTGGACCCCCGAGTCAAACAAACAGCCCAGCACCGACTCGCTCCTGATACACCCGGATGCCCAGGCGCTATTAACACGCCGTCATTACGTTCACGCTGCGAGAGCCCGCACAGTCGTGTCGCCTTTCCCATCACCGCCCCCCGCCCGACCCTCAAACCCTTTCTCGCACTTCAAACGGGCGGGCTAGCAGACGGCAGCCTTCGTTAACATGAACATACTAATTGCAAGATCGCAAAGAAAAAGGGCGCAAAAACAACTCGTGTTTACCTTCTCCTCGCAGGAGCGACGATTAAAGGAAACCAGCGCTGCTCCCGGAAGCCCTCGCCGAGTCGTTCATTCGATTGGTCGAGAGGGTCAGCTGGCCGGCTTCCTATTGGCTCACGCAGCTGCCACTCAATGAGCAGCGCTggcttttgttttgaaatgccgCCCTCCGGATTGCGTGCGGGAAGCCATGGCGCCGTCTGGGGGTTGTTTACCTGCTGAAATTGAGGTGTACACGTACAGTGTGTGTTTAAGCATCGACTATGTGCTTTAGAGCTCATACTTTACCACCAGCAGTACCCAACATTATCAGGCCGGGGAAACAAACAATTATAGGGATGAccatatattattaaaaaacacGAAAACGCCCGACAAACTGAGGTTTGACTGCTACAGGCCACCGTAGGTCACAGAGGGAGGCGGTACCGCGTCCTTTGGAAAGGCCGATGATTGGCTCTAGTGAGATtctttttgcatattaatgttCAGGAAATGCGGAAGTGATCGGTGGCGTTTTGTAGGGGGCGTGGGGACCTAGTTGCCAAGGGGGCGTTTGTGATCACTGAACTTAGCCCACGGAGGAGGGGTGCAGAAGAAACTGGAAAAGTTGAGGTAGCTGCACTTTTCACAGGCATTTCTGCTCCGTAAACAGACCAACGACACGGTAAGAGTGATTAACCCAGCTGTGCGCTAATCACATGCATGCAAATGAACGCACTAATCAAAGTCTGTAGCTGGTTCTCCAACAACTGTTTGAGACGGTGTAAGGGCAACGATCAAGTGCTGCAAACTGATCGGCTTGTGTTTGTTGCAGGTCGTGGTCTTACTGATAAAACAACCATAAACACACATTGGCAGAAGACGAGAAAAAGGGGGGTAGATGTTCTGAGGCTTCATGGTACAAACAGGCATGcaaacacacaattacacagagcagagactaaaacaaaaacacaactaggtagagagacagacagacgggcAGCTCCAGCTCGCTTTGCattgacgtgtgtgtgtgtgtgtgtgtccttatCTGAGTCACTCATCTACAGTGGCGGCTGCCTGTGGAAGATAGAGCCGGTGTCAGAGGCAGTTGCATGGGGGTGTGTTTCTCTGCACTCTGTACCCACATGGTCTGCAAGCATGCACAGCTCGACGTCCACATGGTCTGCAAGCATGCACAGCTCGACGTCATCGTCCTGCTGAAATCCctgttgtaaacaaacaaacaaaaccgtGCAAGACTTGGGGTCAGTTATAATTCATATGACAATCACGTTTTTTGTTATTCTCTGAATTCCAACAAGACAATATGCAATGTAATATACAACGAAGTATTGTAATGACATCTGCATACACACCTGTCCTGGGACTGCTGGTGATTTATATATCCTGCTTTTCTTTCGGTGATTGACAGGTGcgtttgttgttttctgtccCACCCAGCAGTGAGCGGTCATGGTGACGGAAGGGGAGCCCACAGATCTGGTGAAGGTTTTCCACCTCCTGATCCTGTCCACGTCCTGGGGCGTGCAGATCTGGGTCACATTTGTTTCTGGTAAGACTGGTGGCTTCAGAGTGACGTAAATCCTgcactgggggtggggggggtgggaataactacaacaaaaccATGACCGTGTTGTTGTAGTGTTCATATCAACCTGTAGAtatcatatttaaatatttagcaTACTTTTCAGTTTATGATCGTCTCCAAGGGGGCAGGTAGTTTGAAActgtttataaatgtaaaaataccatTCAGCCCTGAAGGAAAATATGCACCTGTCACAACTTGCTTTTGCTTAAAGGATGTAAAGCATCGTAGGTGGCCAACATTGCACAGATGCAACAGTGGTTTAGATTTGAATAtcttcaatataataataactatgaaTTGGGAATGCATTTTCCCTAAAGAGCTGAATATGTGTAACAGGGTGATGTGGCAAGACGGGTACCTTTTGCCAGAAGGCATTTTTTATGGTAAGGCTGTCAAATCAACACTGAGCAGGTAATTAGATATCCTCCAGGCAATCCACAGCTGTACCTTGACAGGGTCACAGTAAGGTTACATTCTCTGTTGTGGCTACATGTATCAATCGTGTACAATTACCCGCTCCCATAGGAAAGagtttgaaaaacaatcaaattgATGGGGGAAGTGGGGGAGTAAAATGCACTTTAGTGCCTTGTGTATCCCTGTACGCATTCTTTAGTGCTCTTTAGATGCTTTCAAGGTTTACTCGGTTCCGGAATTTGTGGTCATTCCATTCACTGAATTCCAGCCTTGTTCATTTCATCCACAGCTTCTCGCAGAGTAGAGTACAATAATAAGATTAAATGTCTTCTTATATTCTACTGGAGGGCAATTTTAAACAAACTATTAACCATTTaggaaaaacacattattatgaTGAGCACCACCATTATGGTTCTCACGTATTCATTGTGCTGTTCCTCAGGGCTGGTCCTGGGAGCGGGCGTTCCTCGGCACATCTTCGGCCTGGTGCAGAGCAAGCTGTTCCCCTTCTACTTCTACGGCCTCCTGGGGTCGTCTTTCCTCAACCTGGCGGTGTATGCTGGGTACCACCCCCGGGAGCTGCTGGACAATCATGAGACAGTGCAGGTGAGCCAGGCAGGTGTGGGTGAAACCTTCCAAAAGGATGTGATCGTTGCACCGTGTGTAAAGAATCTACTATTAACCTGCTGCCCCCTTCACCTAGATGGGTCTGTTCTTCGGCGCGTTGATACTGGCGGGTCTGAATGCCCAGTGGTTCGGCCCGGCCGTCACTGAGTTGATGCATCAGATGCACGAGGTGGAGCGGGAGCACGGGCTGGGAGGCGAGGTGGGCTTCCGCTCCAACAAGGAGGGCTACACCAAGCTGCGCGAGCAGGACCCCAAGTACAAGGGTCTGCGGAGCTCTTTCTTCCGCTACCACGGCCTGTCCTCCCTCTGCAACCTGCTGGGCCTGCTCTGCACTGGCGTCAACCTGTGCTATGCCGCCCTCAACCTCCGCACCATCTGACCCCCCCGGGGAGCCTCCGCAGCCGGAATCGGATCGGCCTGCTGTAGCAATAGGAGCCTCGTCTGTTTCTTGTAGGCGTCTCCCTGGCCACTGCCGCCACCGATCTGGAAATGTGAATCTGGTCCAGATTATTGTTTTACAGCTACATTTGCTATTCCCCTCTGTGCTATTTTACACTAAAGTTGGATAGTGACACATAAACAGAACAGTCACAGGACAATCAGTTTAGACATTCCTTTTCCTAACGTTTTTAGCTaatcaaaaatgtattacagAGATCAATACtcattatttatgtttgtgtggTCCAAAACTGCTTTTTCTGATATGTAGAAATTAATATGGGctggctgcaaagggttaaatgTATTTACCAGACATCGGTATATTGTTACATTGTTTGACATCATACTTGATCATAAAACAAAGTATGTATctgtctctccctttctctctgactccccaagatgtttccccttgcttcaatctacagattatcttttccatgtcacacctgcaaagtttaagATTGAATCTTCCAATCTTTTATGTGattgtcttctaggtcttttctatatatatatatatatatatatatatatatatatatatagaaatgaTATCACCCACAGACAATCAAAATTAAGTAGCtgtgaattattttattaatttgactggtaataaaatggaaaatgttgATCAACATGTTTGCTAGACTTGAGCCATATTGTATTAAGAagtgtgattgttttttttaacaataaacattttgaattatacattctctttgctttaatttaggTAGAACTGAATGTGTCTCAAGGCGCATTTACAGATTAGTTCCGCTGGAGGGCGCAAAGTGCATTTGACAAGCACAAAGACTCGTTACAAAAAATGTCACGAGAGATGTatgtaataaaaaatgcaattaaatgagTTTGTTGAAATCTACAGTTTCAGCTTGCTTCATGACATTCTAATTATAAATCATGACTGAATAAACCTTAAAAGAAGTTAATAAATATTGGGCTGCTATCctaaaatattttactttttgtattttatgtttacacatacaccaatcagccataacattatgagcactgacaggtgaagtgaataacactgatattctcgttatcatggcacctgtcagtgggcgggatatattaggcagcaagtgaacattttgtcctcaaagttgatgtgttagaagcaggaaaaatgggcagcgtaaggatctgagcgactttgacaagggccacattgtgatggctagaccactgggtcagagcatctccaaaactgcagctcttgtggggtgttcctggtctgcagtggtcagtacctatcaaaagtggtccaaggaaggaaaagcggtgaaccggcgacagggtcatgggcggccaaggctcactgatgcacgtggggagcgaaggctggcccgtgtggtccgatccaacagacgagctactgtagctcaaattgctgaaaaagtgaatgctggttctgatagaaaggtgtcagaaaacacagtgcatcacagtttgttgcgtatggggctgcgtagccgcagaccagtcagggtgcccatgctgacccctgtccactgccaaaagcacctacaatgggcatgtgagcatcagaactgcacCACGttgcaatggaagaaggtggcctggtctgatgaatcacgagttcaaggtgttggcttggcctccaaattccccagatctcaatccaatcgagcatctgtgggatgtgctggacaaacaagtccgatccatggaggccccacctcgcaacttacaggacttaaaggatctgctgctaacgtcttggtgccagataccacagcacaccttcagaggtctagtggagtccatgcctcgacgggtcagggctgttttggcggcaaaaggggacctacacaatataaggcaggtggtcataatgttatggctgatcggtgtagatggcaagtgtgtgtgtgtgtgtgtgtgtgtgtgtgtgtgtataaatcctAAAACTCCTAAAACtcctaaaacaaaaactaaagtcATAAAATTGATGACGTAAAGACGGTTTTCCCGAACTCTCGCGAGAGGAGATGACGTAGCCAGTGAGACGAGTTCCTTCCGCGGTGGAGTTTGAGCGCGTCGACAAAATCGCTTCAGTGAAGGTCAGTGAATAATATCCGCGCGTCTGACGTAACTCACAGCATCACTAGTCTGTATACACGCTCCTTAAAACGGATGATTGTTCCGCTACCTTTGTGATCCCGAACACATGGCGGCTGTTTCAAACCGGCAGATGCACGTcgtctatatgtatatatccttACATTTCACGGACGAGCCTGAGTTTTGCATCGCGTTTCTTATCCTCTGGCAGGCGAGGTCTCCGGGGTGTCGGACCACATTTTGCCGGGCGAGGTTTTTGATCTGCAGCACACGGGTCTCTGGTTATTAATGAGCTCAATAATCCGTGTCACCTGGCAAGAAACTTTCCAGAAAACAACCAGTCGAGACTAATGGAGATGAACAGTAAATCACACTAAATAGTATTAGGAGCGACGTATTTAGACAAGTTGGTGGCAAAGTGCTTTCTAGGGTTGGTGGAGGCCTACACTTACTGATCGTTTATTGTCgtaatacagtgtgtgtgtataatgtgtgtatatatgcatacatacacgcacttacaaaactaaaaaacaagggTACGCATTTGGGTAGTCCTCCATGCAGCAGTGGATCAACAGAGACCAATAATGAGAGAAACTTATTTTCAGATGAATGTCTGCGCTCCTCCAGGTTCCTGTTCTGTGGAGTTTTCACAGTTCATTTGCGTCTCTTCTCTCCCACTGCTCAGAGCAGTTACTGCCTCTCTTCTCCTTCCTCTATCactcttctccttctccctcctctctctccttccccacAGGGCATGTCAGTGAGCCACACAGTGAAGCTGCTGGGGCTGGGGGTGGTGGTGGCCACCTTGAGCCTGGAGGGCCTCCTCTGGCTGTACCAGCGGCTGCGGCAGTGGAGCTGCGGGGGCCCCCTGAAGGAGGTCCTGTTCTTCCCCGCCAGCATGACCTGCGTGGAGCATCTCTTCTGCCCCCCCGGGGACGGGCCCTGCCCCTGCCCGCTGCCCCACGGCCCCGAGACTTCCTTCACCCGGCTCCTGCGCCACCTGCTGTCCGCCCGCGCCACGCTGGACCTCTGCCTGTTCTCCTTCTCCAGCCAGGAGCTGAGCCGGGCCGTGCTGCACATGCACCGGCGGCGCGTGGCCGTACGCGTGGTGATCGACAAGGACTACCTGGACATCAACGGCTCCCAGGTCGGCCGGCTCCTCAAAGCAGGTTCGCCCCAGGCACCCCTTCTGCGGTCCCGTTCATTGTTTCACTCCTGGAATTGGAGTTGCAGGGCCCTGACCCTACAATAAACATCATAACAAGAATTGGGATTATGTAGTATCCTGGTTTTATCCTAAtccttttattttaaagaagaaCGCACTCTTTGTGAAAGTCTGTTTTTGACCTTCATAATATGCTGGAGTCTCGCACTGAATCTGGTGAATTTCTGCATGGAGTTCCCACAGTTTATGAAGTGGGATTTTTGTTGTCCACGACTATTTGAATAGTCGCCCCCCCATTCAAAATGTGACAGATTAAATGAGTGATAATGCTTTGCAAAAGTTCTGAactttgtttaaaatgcttATCTAACGCAAGAACGTTGTTAtataaacattgtaaaaataccTTCCTATCAGAAGACAtgtggaaatggcataataacagcagcaaGAAGCAGAGCTGCCGACTCTCTCGCCTGTGTACGACTCtcgttttattattgtttcccgaTATTGTCACGTCACAGTTTCagattaactataaaggttgtgactgtGAGTTTATaagggaatattttgcaattacagctgtaaatgAACGTCcaaactgtttttcattttcaagttTTATTAATTCGATTTTTCATTCTgtaatagtttagcaatgtgagttGCAACGACAGTGCCTTAACGTTAGCGCCCTTGTGGCAATGGGTTCCGGTCATAACGAcgaaatgcaaaatgtattagactgtctagctaatttatttattctgcGCAGTGGAAATCTGCGCTTCCGTAATGGGACAATTATTAGCCAAGGTACGTTCTAgtttagccaatcacagacGAGAAATgacaaatcccaccctcccgtcagtcttcattacagctacatagagagcCAGTCATCAGTACacgctttaaaataaaatcaatatatgcTTTTTATCGAATGTTAGATTCACGTGTCGATAGTGGATATTCGGTTTCATCCCTAGTggagaatatatataaaataaatgtctggGACTGAAATGCTTGATGACAGTGAGCGCTGGGAAGAGGAAAGGCCGAAGCTGCATGCTGTTCACTGCCTCTGTGTTTAATTAAGGATATAAAAGCAGGCCTAATGGACAGCTGGACAGAGTGCAGTAATTCAATTTCAGAgtcagggaaagagagagggagcagggaGGAGGGGTTTGTTGGCTGCGGTTCGTCCTTCACTTCCCTCCCTGGTATCGTCTGTCAGGACGTAGAGACTGAACTCCGGACATGGTTTTGGTGGTTTTGGACCCGTAACCAGAACCCGACGACACTGGCTGTGCACTGGCACTGGAAGCACATGAGTCTTGCTGGTCGGGGGTTTGAGAACGGTCTCGCTTTGATGAACTGGGGTGGATGCAATCTGGAAAGGTATTGTCTGATGCACTTAACCCATGTCTGGCCTCTGTcgcccccccccaaccccggtGTGTTGGTTTCTCCCAGGCATCTCTGTGCGCCACGACACCGGCAGCTACTTCATGCACCACAAGTTCGCGCTGGTGGACGGGCGGCTGCTGCTCACGGGCTCCCTGAACTGGACCATGACGGCTGTGCAGGGCAACCGGGAGAACGTCCTGGTGACCGAGGACCCCGCCTTCGTCAAGCCCTTCCTGCGGGAGTTCGAGGAGCTGTGGACAGCCAACGACCCTGCCGCGCCGGCCCCGACCCTCGCCTGATGCCACCGCACGTACACTCCCTGACGCAGAGGCCCGCCAAACACAGGCAGGCGCTCACtgtgtccctccctccctccctcgcccCCTCCCTCGCCCCCTCCCTCGCCCCTGTGGTCCGCAGAGCCCTAAGCGCCCTCTCCTCTCCGACCTCCTCAAGTGCTGTAGTTCTGATTGTGCTCCGGCCAGAGTCTGCTGTTAATAGCTGCTGCTGATTTATCCACAACTCCTCCCCCACCAGGATTTGCCTCCCATGCCCCGCCCAGGGATCTGGCACCGCCCCATGCCCCACACATGTCCCCGGCACTGCCCCCGGCCCCGCCCAGGTCTCCGGCACTTTGCGTGTCCCATGCAGCTCAAACCAAAACCAGGAGATGCTGCAGGAGCTGGGGTGGCCAGGCCTGTAAAGGAAGAAAATAACTGATTATAAAAAATGTTCTGTAATTCAAATCAGCACTTCATTAATTTATCCGTTTTAAGATTTTGTTTTCCCCTCAGAAAAATTGTACTTAAATGTTTTTGCCATTTTCACAGGTATTGTTTTTGATTCCGTTTGTGGGCCaagttaatattttttttctaatggtgtttttggtgtttattaatattgtgtATAACATAATAAACTTCTGGTTATTTTTTTGATTGCTGCTTCAGAATGTTCATATTAAGTCTGGCACAATGCGATGCGACAAGCACAGAGTGCGTGCAGTTGTCACTGACGGAGGTGATTAATACTTACAAATTAAAGAGCAGCCGCAAGAATCTGCATTGATTCAGGAGCACAGTGGGGAGAATTGAGGGAAACTGATTCatctgagggagggagggagggagaagagccCAGATATGAGgtccaatttccatgtgtgcaAGGTGTCCAGTGATTGATCGGTTACAGCAGGGGTTCGTAACCTTTTTGGCCCCAAATTAATCAAGACAATTAAGATGACAAGGGGATTTTGAAGTCCGCAagcttatttaatttattttacttgatCCAGCAGAAGCAAGAATAAAGACAAAACCCTGGAAGTTGTATTTCTACagaatttattaaaacaattcaCAGCTGGGAGTGAACTCTAAATTGCCAATTTCTAAATAAAACTGGGAACACACAGCGGTAATTAATTAAGCCAGACACTTGTCCAATTATGTGAGATCACATCCTTGACAGGATGAAGGGTAATGGCGCTATTTGTT contains:
- the elof1 gene encoding transcription elongation factor 1 homolog, which gives rise to MGRRKSKRKPPPKKKMTGNLDTQFTCPFCNHEKSCDVKMERTRNTGIISCTVCLEEFQTPITYLSEPVDVYSDWIDACEAANQ
- the tmem205 gene encoding transmembrane protein 205, with translation MVTEGEPTDLVKVFHLLILSTSWGVQIWVTFVSGLVLGAGVPRHIFGLVQSKLFPFYFYGLLGSSFLNLAVYAGYHPRELLDNHETVQMGLFFGALILAGLNAQWFGPAVTELMHQMHEVEREHGLGGEVGFRSNKEGYTKLREQDPKYKGLRSSFFRYHGLSSLCNLLGLLCTGVNLCYAALNLRTI
- the pld6 gene encoding mitochondrial cardiolipin hydrolase, producing MSVSHTVKLLGLGVVVATLSLEGLLWLYQRLRQWSCGGPLKEVLFFPASMTCVEHLFCPPGDGPCPCPLPHGPETSFTRLLRHLLSARATLDLCLFSFSSQELSRAVLHMHRRRVAVRVVIDKDYLDINGSQVGRLLKAGISVRHDTGSYFMHHKFALVDGRLLLTGSLNWTMTAVQGNRENVLVTEDPAFVKPFLREFEELWTANDPAAPAPTLA